In the genome of Mytilus edulis chromosome 14, xbMytEdul2.2, whole genome shotgun sequence, the window taaatttaaaattgttcaGCAACATAAATCTCTCAAAATGTTTAAATCCAGTTTCATATGCACTTCTTGTTTTGCTTGCAATAGCAATATCCCAAAGTTGATGAACTATTTTGTTCAGGACCACATTACTTCTGAACTGGGTGGGCACTGATGAGGTTGAAGTGCTGCATTTGGAGCCAGCCTGCGGAAACGGTCCATCTGAAATCGAGACAAAACGTCacttatttcattttcatatccTGGTACATGTTTTGCACTGAAATGAAAGTTATATTTACAGGCACACCATGTTAATTGTCGCATTAAACTCATGATCTGTAATCATTTAGAGCGACCTTTTTTCACTATTGCAACTGTTGCCTCATTATCACACCAGAAAAGAATACGTTTTTTAGACCACTTGGAACCCCATAGAATAGCTGCCACTACAATAGGATACAGTTCCAGGAAagcatttgaatattttttctcaACTGGTAATTCCAAATTTCCTGACCATGAAGAAGAAAACCATTCTCCTTTATGATAACCACCGAAGCCTTTAGTTGATGATGCATCTGTAAAGAGTTCCATGTCGAAGCTTGAAATGTAATCTTTATTGTAAAACATATTTACTCCATTCCAATTGCTAAGAAAACGCAACCAAAAGTATAAATCTGTTCGGCACTCCTTAGTTAGGTGAACATAATGGTGCAGATCATTGACGGTACAGGACAGATTAATAAGATATGAAACAAAGGTTCGACCAGGAAGAATCACCCTTGAAGCAAAATTTAGATGACCTAAAAGCTGTAAAAGTTCCCTTTTAGTGCATTTTCTTTTCCTATAAATTTTTGAGATGAACTCACAAATACGTTCAACTTTATTAGTTGGTAGTCGAGCTTCCATTTTTTCAGTGTCCAGTATAATACCCAGATACTCCAAACATTTGACAGGACCTATAGTTTTGTGACTAGCTACTGGTATGTTAAGCTTTTTAAAAATCATCATCATAATTGCCATTGTTCTTTCTCCATCTGCTGATGGTGAATCAATGGTCAAAAAGTCATCAAGCAAATGTAATATGTTtagaattttgtaattttgtgttGCTATGTGGCAAATAGCTTGGGACACATGATCAAAAATTTTTGGGCTGGAACGACAACCAAAGGTTAATCTAACAAAACAATAATACATCTCACACCATTTTATACAGAAAAATGGCCACTGGCTTGGAAAGATAGGACAAATTTTGAATGCGTCTGAAATATCGAATTTACAAAGCCAGGAGTTCCTTCCTAGACGCAAAATTATATCAATGGCATCATCTATCTTGACATAGGACATTgaacaattatttttattaatcaaaTCATTTATGCTTGAATGTTCATCATCATTGTGAGGGGAGGATAAATCTAATATTAAGCGTTTTTTGTTTGAGTATTTCCCCTCTGCTATCCCTATGGGACTAACCCTATAATTCGGAAAGGGGAGGTTGTTAAAAGGCCCATACATGTATCCTCTCTCTACCTCAACTGATATTAAGGCACTTATAATTTCTGGTTGTGACCTTGCTGAAAAACTATTTCTGCATTCTTCTGTAGGTAAATTTACTTCTGATATCATAGTATCAAAACCCTTTCGTAGACCAttacataaatattttacaaatgatttgTCAGAATAACTTAATAGTTCAATTTCGAGCTTATCCACATTAATTGGGGAAGTAGCTTCCTTTGGAAAGTCCTCTAATACTAgtcatgttttaaaatttttccCACTATTCTCAGATGAAATAGGTAAAAGGGGTTTCGCAAGTGAATTCTGCTCTCCACCTTTGTTTGAGACTCTGCAATTTGGTAGGGAGTGGTTAGATAGGTTACACTTAGAACAATTGATCCTTGTGCACCCCCTGGCAGTGTTGAAATTGTTGCAAACCTCTTCCCCCTTGAAATATACACGTGTTCTGCCATTTTTGTCTAACTTATCGGATGAAGGACCTGAATCAATGGAAGCTTCAAACTgcctttaatttttgttaaaatgtgaCTGGTAATTCCCAGAAGTTTGTAATGAACAGAAAGCTGTGGTATGATCTGCCATATTACAGGTTTTACTAATGTTTATGCTAGCCCCAGCTGTaactaaatttaaaatatcacGATCCCTTTTACTCCAATCAATGTTTACAAACTTTTCTCTTAACAAAGTTGCAGCTTTTGCAGAGAACATTTTATGGTAATCATAAAACTTATCTCCAAAAAAGTTGCATATATCAATGATGTCGTCTTGATATGCGTCCAATTCGGCACGCCTATCTGGGAAAACAGTTGTCATAACCCTTTTAAATTTTCCAAAAGCCCTAATAAATTCCTGCAAAGACAACTTTCTGTTCCAACGTGGATCAGGCTTACCTGAAACATTTAATTCTATACCATTAGccaaaatattatttgtttgggGACATTCATATTTTGGTATTAACAGAGATGCCAAGTTAATATCCTTACCCTCAATGATCTGTTTTTGAAGAATAGGAGAAATGATATCCACATTTGAAAAAGAATCTGAGCGCACTCCTTGAAATCAATGTTGAGTAGATGAGTCTCGGGCATCTAACTGCTGTACGGTTGGAGACGGATAAATCAAATCCTGTTGTAATCCTGTTTGAAATATGGGAATATTCGGAACTTGATCCATGTGATTAGTTGTAGAACTTTGAGCTTTATACCATTGCTGAAGGTTGAATCCACTGCTGTCAGTATTAGTCCCTTTGTTTAAATTCTGGTTAAAATGATTCAAACTTTGTTGAAAGCCACTGAAACAATGTGCCAGCATGGTAGACATTGTAGCCATACTGTTGAAATTAGAGTTCTGCATTGGAATGTCATTGGTAATTCCACCTGTATTACTGCTTGTTACTTGATGGTTTACACTCATTGTGTCCTGTTCTGCCAAGGAAGTATTGGGAACAGGAATATTGTTTATGTCCAAAGAGGCTAAAGGTTGTACATTGGTCCCACTGTCTGTTACAGCTACTTCAGGTTCTGTACTCAACGGATTGGATGTATCATTGTCAGAAATAGTCCtgttttgttgaatttgtggtGTAGTAATCCCACTTGTGTTAGAATTTTCGATATATAGTTGTTTTAATACCGATTTGGGTAAAGAACTTGGAGTTTTTATGCCTTTTTTGTCCAATTCTTCTCGAAATTTTTGTGAAGTCCAGTTGGATGGATTGTTTAAATCCCATTGTCTATCAGAAATAGCTGAATTTGCATATGGAGTAACTCTATTCCTTCTTGTGCGAACACCTTTTCCTCTGCCAGACATTATGTCACGAGTGAATAAAATAATCCAAATTATAAGTagttgtttaaattaaataataaattaaataatagcACTGTAAAACTATATCAACTAGTCAAGCCTGCTATGAACCAAAAAAGTGATTATACAAAGACCATGCATATGGCTTCACACACAGATAGGGTACATCAATCAACAGTGGGAGGAGTCTGGCCTCACTGACCTTTAGATAATGTACTAATTGTTGTGTAATTATTTTCTATAAGATCTGGTATCATAATCTGCATTTCTTCACCAACTGTGATTGTTTATGACATGTATCTGATTAAGAAAAGATTAGAGTGTGCCTCCTAGTGAGATTCCAGTTGTAACTTCAAAGTGTCAAATGCCAGGGATTTAACCTCAAGATGTACTAAGTGGTCTGTGTATGTTAATTAAAAGTATCAATAATGTCAGCATCTTTATTATCACATTAATTATTAAGTGTAAGCTGGAATGTCAGTTTGTATAAACAGtacttatattattatatataagtaCCATATTAAGACATTTTTAGAAGTTATCTTCCAAGTCGATATTTTGCTGTTCAGTAATAGTTATAGTTATCCCATTAGGttcaaatacttatatggtccggaacactCACGTTAGATTGTTGACATCACGTATATAtaatgtacatgcaattttgaagatgtgagaaaaagaatatatacaaatgaacgatacttGTTTCATGATAAAATGCTAGTGTTGATACACCATGTGCCTTGAAAGTACTTAATTTGAGCCTTTATTTAATAGTTTTTATACGCAAACACATAACATATTTAGCTATAAGAAAAGTGTATAATTACTCGATAAAAACAGGACACACTCGAAAAATTCCGGACATGAAAAACTTCATTTAGTCTCAAATGTCGTTTTCCATGCAATAACAATAgtttttgtaaagtgtctgtGTATCTAAGGATATATAGATTCCCTGTATGCATTTCCGTcgacatttgcattggtatgtgtaAGAAAATAGCTTTATTCGGTATTTTGGATTAAAAGCATTTTAAGGctaaatttaactttttaaacgAAAAGCAATGTCAAAATGGTATTATCTTTATATCTCAAATGCTAACATATCATGTTTATCCTTGTATATCAAACTCAAGCTTCTATATCACGTCTTGTTAGAAAAGAaatctgtttgtttacatttttgatcatattcactcgaaaaaaagtggtcacactcgaaTAAGACCGATCAAATCACTcaaaaaaccacgatcctagccggacactatacctaccgcgAAAAGTATAACATGATAACCTAATCATTTATgaaattaaggagatgtggtgtgcTTGTCAATTGGAAACGAAAAAATCATAGAGAAAGTATAACAGGTaaccaaacagaaaaaaaactatatcgTGTGATGAGgccatgaaataaaaaaatgagaatCAATAGATAGGGAAAACTATcagtttgatatataaaaaagaagatgtggtatgattgccaatgagacaactatccacaaaagacaaaaatgacacagacattaacaactacaggtcaccgtacggccttcaacaatgagcaaagcccataccgcatagtcagctataataggccccgataagacaacgtAAATCAAGCTGTTACATTAACAGAGATTAATTATTACACTTCATGTTGTCTTATTTACCAAAAATAGTAACAAAGGGATATTTCGCTCAATGTCAATTTAAAGTCACGTCACTTTTTCTTACATATTTCTTATGTTAATATGTGAATAGCTATTTAACGCGATTTTTAGCTGCAGTGTAAAAACAATATCAAGTCAATGTCAGAAAATAACAACAGTTTCTTAGCTTCATacaaaaatgttgatatttgtcAGACATTGACctattattgtttatatatataaaaaaaaagatgatgtagaatgatggccaatgagataactgtccacaaaagaccaaaaggaCACGaagattaacaactataggtcaccgtacggccttcaacaatgagcacagcccataccgcatagtcagttacaaaaggccccgaaatgacaatgttaaacaattcaaacgagaaaactaacggccttatttatgtactaaaaatgaacgaaaaaacaaatatgttacacattaacaaacgacaacaactgaattacaggctcctgacttggaacatgcacctgcatacataatgtggcggggtttaacatgttagcgggatttcaaccctctcctaacctggaacagtggtaaaacagtacaacataagaacgaactataaacatcagttgaaaaaggcttaactcatcagatggacaaaaatacaagttgacAGATATGTATGTATGAGGGAATTATCCCTtaaacctggaacagtggtgtaataacacaacataagaaaaactgtaaaatatccaATGAAAAATGCCTCGACATATAAAGATTTGtagacaaaaatgttaaaaagtgagagctttagctagctataaaaccaggtttaatccaccatttctacataagaaaatgccagtaacaagtcaggaatatgacagtagctttccattcgtttgatgtgtgtgagctttttgtttttgccatttgatttgggattttctgtttttaattttcctcgtcGCTCGgtatttttatgaatttacttTCTACAACTAACAAACTGACAATAAAGAACGTTTCGTCTTCATACCAATCAACATTTGGGTTCTTATAAACAGTTGAAATATCAAATGCCTCTGTGTAGACAAACTTTATCGCGTCAAATGATAGTGTTCATTTCATGAAACCTATTGTAAACTAGTTTACAAAAGGCGACTTTTGGTGTCACATGGCATCAAGACGTTTCGCTAATTGTAAGAAGAGGTCGGCCCATTTCAAGCATATCTGCGTATACACTTACTTGATAGACGAGTAAAGATGAAAACGTACAAAAGAAATACCGAGTTTTTGTAGCATGCAATCAAAATTGTAAAGATATTAAGGATAGTTGATGTAGTTGATAGGTGTTACAAGAATGAATCAAGAAAATGTTGTTAAGTTGTTTTTTGTACCAACGCAAGCGCTCTTATAAACAATTTCCTCCTTGACAAAGGGACTGTACTCACCATTAAaccaatttaaattaaaaaaaaaccggtcGTTTTGATCTGAATTGCTCttaaaagactgaaaaatgaaatattaggTCCCATACATGCATTACTGTTCAGATAATACCTTTACAGTCAATCGTGCACAAATATCTGAACAGAACTGAATTCACAACAAAAAGTTACgttgaaaaattagttaaactcTTAAAGAAACTTAGGGTTAAAAAGTGTTGTTGCAAGAGTTCTAAACATTCAGAGAGCATGATACCCTCTCTTTACATGAGTCATCAGTTTTAACGTCCGTATTCTGACCAGACGTGgttgcgtatttatacatccagcaTATTGGAAAGGGGTTTACTGCCTGTCGGATAGACAAGGACAATATTTCGATAGCTCAGCCACCATTGGGGTAATAAACCAAAGAAATAGAACTAATAtataggactctaaagtgcgatggggacgctaaattACGATGGTCaggctaaagtgcgatggtatacgtTTAAGTGCGATTCCTCAATACGTTAAA includes:
- the LOC139503435 gene encoding uncharacterized protein; protein product: MISEVNLPTEECRNSFSARSQPEIISALISVEVERGYMYGPFNNLPFPNYRVSPIGIAEGKYSNKKRLILDLSSPHNDDEHSSINDLINKNNCSMSYVKIDDAIDIILRLGRNSWLCKFDISDAFKICPIFPSQWPFFCIKWCEMYYCFVRLTFGCRSSPKIFDHVSQAICHIATQNYKILNILHLLDDFLTIDSPSADGERTMAIMMMIFKKLNIPVASHKTIGPVKCLEYLGIILDTEKMEARLPTNKVERICEFISKIYRKRKCTKRELLQLLGHLNFASRVILPGRTFVSYLINLSCTVNDLHHYVHLTKECRTDLYFWLRFLSNWNGVNMFYNKDYISSFDMELFTDASSTKGFGGYHKGEWFSSSWSGNLELPVEKKYSNAFLELYPIVVAAILWGSKWSKKRILFWCDNEATVAIVKKGRSK